In Pyrus communis chromosome 8, drPyrComm1.1, whole genome shotgun sequence, one genomic interval encodes:
- the LOC137741369 gene encoding short-chain dehydrogenase/reductase 2b-like encodes MGSNQEYGAETERCAVVSGANKGIGFEVVRQLASQGVVVVLTARDEKRGREATSKLQQLGLSNVVFHQLDVLNPVSIHSLAKFINARFGRLDILVNNAGATGVLVSEKDLKSLDIDSTTWLSGKAVNQIQCAIKYTYEKAEECLNTNYYGVKRLTEALLPLLQLSSLGARIVNVSSLRSELKRIPSEEIRNELGDVETLTEEKVDAVLARFLHDFKQNELETNGWTMMLPAYSISKATLNAYTRILANKYPNMCINCVHPGFVNTDFNWHTGTMTVEEGAAGLVRLTLLPHGGPSGCYFDRTEVADF; translated from the exons ATGGGAAGCAATCAAGAATATGGAGCAGAGACAGAAAG ATGTGCGGTGGTTAGCGGTGCAAACAAGGGTATTGGATTTGAGGTGGTGAGGCAGCTTGCATCTCaaggggtggtggtggtgttgacAGCCAGGGATGAGAAGAGGGGAAGAGAAGCAACATCTAAGCTTCAACAGTTGGGTCTGTCAAATGTTGTCTTCCATCAACTTGATGTCTTGAATCCAGTTAGCATCCACTCCTTGGCCAAATTCATAAACGCCAGATTTGGCAGGCTTGATATCTTG GTTAATAATGCTGGAGCTACTGGAGTACTGGTGTCTGAGAAAGATTTAAAATCTCTAGACATTGACTCCACAACTTGG CTTTCAGGCAAAGCAGTCAACCAAATTCAATGTGCAATTaaatacacttatgagaagGCTGAGGAATGTTTGAATACAAATTACTACGGTGTTAAAAGATTAACCGAGGCTCTTCTCCCACTCTTGCAACTCTCCTCTCTAGGAGCAAGAATCGTCAATGTCTCCTCCCTAAGGAGTGAACTCAAG AGGATACCGAGTGAAGAGATAAGAAATGAGCTCGGGGATGTAGAAACATTGACAGAGGAGAAAGTGGATGCAGTTTTGGCAAGATTTCTGCATGATTTTAAACAAAATGAACTCGAAACGAATGGATGGACAATGATGCTGCCTGCATATAGTATTTCCAAGGCCACCCTCAATGCTTACACTAGAATCCTTGCTAACAAGTACCCAAACATGTGCATCAACTGTGTGCATCCTGGCTTTGTCAATACAGACTTCAATTGGCATACAGGGACCATGACTGTCGAAGAAGGGGCTGCCGGTCTGGTCAGGTTGACTCTTCTACCCCATGGAGGCCCTTCCGGCTGCTATTTCGATCGAACTGAAGTCGCAGACTTTTAA